In one Verrucomicrobiia bacterium genomic region, the following are encoded:
- a CDS encoding ATPase, T2SS/T4P/T4SS family, translating into MGLATPEKFDEWTKAWKVAVESGSQETLLGFICRESGLAEDVFLQKLAQALNWPFLDLPKLKVPAEARNRISTKVAFQYSVLPTQVQDGAVQVAVSNPFDTAMLNAVRFDARGSVQFALATKPEIEKALKNFYGVGAETLGELDQEEAPMDLDLPLDKEITETDQEASVIKFVNQVIWEAFKDRATDIHFEPAEDELRIRYRIDGILHQTPMPPQLKRFQAALISRIKVMSGMNISEKRLPQDGRINVRIKGEEIDIRVSTVPTVYGESVSLRLLTRGKIFLSLDKLGFAPIEEQAIREIIIKPHGIFLVTGPTGSGKSTSLYAFLSTINSVHKRIITIEEPVEYELKGINQIAVRPEIGLTFAMGLRHILRQDPNVIMVGEIRDLETAEIAIRAALTGHLVFSTLHTNDAPSAFTRLIDMGIEPFLVASSVEAVMAQRLVRTICAHCKEEQKVEPNYLRRIGFPEDEIGTAKFWRGAGCEQCRQLGYQGRMGIYELLILSEALRPLILNRAPASTIAQKAIEAGMRTLRTDGWNKVRAAQTTIEEVLRVTQIEEHLDALIEDTKAEVWVKS; encoded by the coding sequence ATGGGCTTGGCCACTCCCGAGAAATTCGACGAGTGGACCAAGGCCTGGAAGGTGGCCGTTGAGAGCGGCTCACAAGAGACGTTGCTAGGGTTTATTTGCCGCGAAAGCGGGCTGGCCGAGGATGTTTTCTTGCAGAAGCTCGCCCAAGCCCTGAACTGGCCTTTCCTGGACCTGCCCAAGCTCAAGGTACCCGCCGAAGCGCGCAACCGGATTTCGACCAAGGTGGCCTTTCAATATTCTGTGCTGCCCACCCAGGTCCAGGATGGCGCCGTCCAGGTGGCGGTGAGCAATCCTTTCGATACGGCCATGCTCAACGCCGTGCGATTTGACGCGCGCGGCTCGGTGCAATTCGCGCTGGCCACTAAACCCGAGATAGAGAAGGCCTTGAAGAACTTTTACGGCGTCGGCGCCGAGACGTTGGGCGAACTCGACCAGGAAGAAGCCCCGATGGACTTGGACCTGCCGCTGGACAAGGAAATCACCGAGACCGATCAGGAAGCCAGCGTCATCAAGTTTGTCAACCAGGTAATCTGGGAGGCCTTTAAAGACCGGGCGACCGACATCCATTTCGAGCCGGCCGAAGACGAATTGCGCATCCGTTACCGGATTGACGGCATCCTGCACCAGACCCCAATGCCGCCGCAGCTCAAGCGTTTTCAGGCAGCCCTCATCTCGCGCATCAAGGTCATGTCCGGCATGAACATTTCCGAGAAGCGCCTCCCGCAGGACGGGCGCATCAACGTGCGGATTAAAGGCGAGGAAATCGACATCCGCGTTTCCACGGTGCCGACCGTCTATGGCGAGAGCGTCTCGTTGCGGTTGCTGACGCGCGGCAAAATCTTTTTGAGCCTGGACAAGCTGGGTTTTGCCCCGATTGAAGAGCAGGCGATTCGCGAAATCATCATCAAACCGCACGGGATTTTCCTGGTAACCGGGCCGACCGGCTCAGGCAAATCGACCTCGCTCTATGCGTTTTTGAGCACGATTAATTCGGTGCACAAGCGCATCATCACGATCGAGGAGCCGGTCGAGTATGAACTCAAAGGGATCAACCAGATTGCGGTGCGGCCCGAAATCGGGTTGACCTTCGCGATGGGCTTGCGGCATATCCTGCGGCAGGACCCCAACGTCATCATGGTCGGTGAGATTCGCGACCTGGAGACGGCTGAGATTGCCATCCGGGCGGCGCTGACGGGGCACTTGGTGTTCAGCACCCTGCATACAAACGATGCGCCAAGCGCCTTTACGCGTTTGATCGATATGGGCATCGAGCCATTCCTGGTGGCTTCGTCGGTTGAAGCGGTGATGGCCCAACGGCTGGTCCGCACGATTTGCGCCCATTGCAAGGAGGAGCAGAAGGTCGAACCCAACTACCTGCGCCGTATTGGTTTTCCCGAGGACGAGATTGGAACTGCGAAATTCTGGCGCGGGGCCGGGTGCGAACAATGCCGGCAGTTAGGCTACCAGGGACGAATGGGGATTTATGAATTGCTCATCCTGAGCGAGGCATTGCGTCCGCTGATTCTCAATCGCGCGCCGGCCTCGACCATCGCTCAAAAGGCCATTGAAGCCGGCATGCGCACCCTGCGGACGGATGGCTGGAACAAAGTGCGCGCCGCGCAGACAACGATCGAAGAAGTGCTGCGTGTAACTCAGATCGAAGAGCATCTCGACGCCTTGATAGAGGATACCAAAGCCGAGGTATGGGTGAAGAGTTGA
- a CDS encoding secretin N-terminal domain-containing protein — translation MKTTLLSLCCLALCGQVQAQESFSPPPTGETLSNQTLIEQALLRALDGSNNGVGVQPAQVAPPIRVPPVVPPAAAPSAPAITPRTTLRPVPTLSSNSIVVPNVPATAAPTNVAPPRATIAPGDQIVARPSPRSTNGPPQETIPAGTISFPATDLNQVLEVYAELVGRTVLRPTTLPAPTITLRTQTPLTRSEAIEAFDAVLALNGISMINIGDKFVKAVPMAEAGSAGAAWNKQTPEQLPDIGQYITHVVQLKYAKPSEVVQVLQPLAKIPNAILPIDSSQILVLRDYTENVKRMLEMVKEIDVAVPSEYISEVIPIKYALATDMASALNSISAGGGTTTVGASAGGQAGGGYHAGMGAGGYGGAGGMGGYGGVGGYGGVGGYGGGMPGTMTPYGEVIPMQAAPAQRAGVGTSFTQRLQNIIKKASTAGEIQVLGQTKIIADQRTNSLLIFASREDMKMIKDVVAKLDIVLAQVLIEAVIIQVSLDDSSNLGVSYLQTSPSHPGNYFSGIGALNNNNLLSGSSFLASGATNLAGSVPGGFSYLAHLGNDLDASITALASSTKAKILQRPRIQTSHAVPATLFIGEDRPYPVSSYYGGGAFGGYASIQQLQIGVTLEVTPLINPDGLVVMDIHTKIDSFEGNVTIQNVGDVPITSSKDAAAKVAVRDRDTIMLGGLIETTKNANNSGMPFLKDIPLLGYLFRSSSAEEQRTELIVLIRPTVLPTPEVAALTAKAEKDKMPAVRQTEKEIQLEEAKRLKQVNKEFERSP, via the coding sequence GTGAAGACTACCCTCCTCTCTCTCTGTTGCCTGGCTTTGTGCGGCCAGGTCCAGGCGCAAGAAAGCTTTTCACCGCCGCCCACGGGCGAGACGCTCAGCAACCAAACGCTCATCGAGCAGGCCTTGCTCAGAGCTCTTGACGGAAGCAACAATGGCGTAGGGGTTCAACCGGCTCAGGTGGCGCCCCCAATCCGGGTTCCGCCTGTTGTCCCCCCCGCTGCTGCGCCCTCGGCGCCAGCCATTACTCCACGCACCACCTTGCGCCCTGTGCCCACCCTCAGCAGCAACAGCATTGTAGTCCCCAACGTGCCCGCTACGGCAGCGCCCACCAACGTCGCGCCTCCGCGCGCCACGATTGCGCCCGGAGACCAGATTGTGGCCCGGCCATCTCCCCGCAGCACCAACGGCCCTCCGCAGGAAACAATCCCGGCCGGGACAATTAGTTTTCCTGCCACAGACCTGAACCAGGTCCTGGAGGTTTATGCCGAGCTGGTCGGGCGCACCGTGTTGCGTCCCACGACGCTCCCCGCTCCAACCATTACATTGCGCACGCAAACCCCTTTAACCAGGAGCGAGGCCATTGAAGCCTTTGACGCGGTGCTGGCCCTCAATGGGATTTCGATGATCAACATCGGGGACAAATTCGTCAAAGCGGTTCCGATGGCTGAGGCCGGTTCGGCTGGGGCGGCATGGAACAAACAAACGCCCGAACAATTGCCTGACATCGGCCAGTACATCACGCACGTGGTGCAGTTGAAATACGCCAAGCCCAGCGAGGTGGTGCAGGTCTTGCAGCCCTTGGCCAAGATTCCCAATGCGATTCTGCCCATCGATAGCAGCCAAATCCTGGTGCTGCGGGATTACACTGAGAACGTCAAACGGATGTTGGAAATGGTAAAAGAAATCGATGTGGCCGTGCCATCGGAATACATCTCGGAAGTCATCCCGATCAAATACGCCCTCGCTACCGATATGGCCAGCGCTCTCAACAGCATTAGTGCCGGCGGAGGCACCACGACTGTGGGCGCAAGCGCAGGGGGCCAGGCGGGCGGTGGATACCATGCCGGAATGGGGGCAGGCGGTTACGGCGGTGCAGGGGGCATGGGTGGTTATGGGGGCGTGGGTGGATATGGCGGCGTAGGTGGTTACGGCGGGGGCATGCCTGGGACCATGACCCCCTACGGCGAGGTCATTCCCATGCAAGCGGCTCCCGCCCAGCGCGCGGGTGTCGGCACCAGTTTCACTCAACGGCTGCAGAATATCATTAAGAAGGCTTCCACCGCCGGGGAAATCCAGGTGCTGGGCCAGACCAAGATCATTGCGGATCAACGCACCAATTCGTTGCTCATCTTCGCCTCGCGCGAGGACATGAAGATGATCAAAGACGTGGTTGCCAAATTGGACATCGTGCTGGCGCAGGTTTTAATCGAGGCAGTCATCATCCAAGTCTCTTTAGATGATTCAAGCAACCTCGGGGTCAGTTACCTGCAGACCTCGCCGTCGCATCCGGGCAACTATTTTAGCGGGATTGGCGCGCTGAATAATAACAATCTGCTTTCGGGCAGCAGCTTTTTGGCAAGCGGCGCCACCAACCTGGCGGGCAGCGTGCCGGGCGGCTTCAGCTATTTGGCCCACTTGGGCAACGACCTGGATGCCTCGATCACAGCGTTGGCCAGCAGCACCAAAGCAAAAATCCTGCAGCGCCCACGTATCCAGACTTCCCATGCCGTGCCGGCCACCCTGTTCATCGGGGAAGACCGGCCCTATCCTGTTTCGAGCTATTATGGGGGCGGGGCCTTCGGGGGTTATGCCTCGATCCAGCAACTCCAGATCGGGGTGACACTGGAAGTGACTCCACTGATCAATCCCGATGGCCTAGTGGTCATGGATATCCACACCAAGATCGACAGCTTCGAAGGCAATGTCACCATCCAGAACGTGGGCGACGTGCCGATCACCAGCTCGAAGGACGCTGCAGCCAAGGTGGCCGTGCGCGACCGCGATACGATCATGCTGGGCGGGTTGATTGAAACGACCAAAAACGCCAACAATTCTGGCATGCCCTTCCTGAAGGACATTCCCTTGCTGGGATATTTGTTTCGATCGTCCTCGGCGGAGGAACAGAGGACCGAACTCATCGTTCTGATACGGCCCACGGTCCTGCCGACACCGGAAGTGGCCGCCCTGACAGCCAAAGCCGAGAAGGACAAGATGCCCGCCGTGCGCCAGACCGAGAAGGAAATCCAGCTTGAAGAGGCTAAACGGTTAAAGCAGGTTAATAAGGAATTTGAACGTTCGCCCTAA
- a CDS encoding ATP-dependent Clp protease adaptor ClpS yields MAETAAPEILPGKIEEQQDESKSSLEPGYLVICWNDPVNYMDYVTHVFQKVFGWQRKKAEFHMLQVHEQGKSVLVRESLEKAEHYVHQLQRHTLHATMERDE; encoded by the coding sequence ATGGCAGAAACGGCGGCGCCTGAAATATTGCCGGGAAAGATCGAGGAGCAGCAGGATGAATCCAAATCCAGCCTGGAGCCTGGGTACTTGGTCATCTGCTGGAATGACCCGGTGAACTATATGGATTATGTGACTCATGTTTTTCAGAAGGTGTTTGGCTGGCAGCGGAAGAAGGCCGAGTTCCACATGCTGCAGGTCCATGAGCAGGGCAAGAGCGTGCTGGTGCGCGAGAGCCTCGAAAAGGCCGAGCATTATGTGCATCAACTCCAGCGCCACACCTTGCACGCCACTATGGAGCGCGACGAGTGA
- a CDS encoding carboxy terminal-processing peptidase, protein MIERFALRILLLVLSGNLLLPLYAVQTGAPQSEPSKPDVAAEVPATTNAVFHPLKPGPVDGQISYVTARLLERYHYLRMPFDTAVSTKFFDKYLDMFDPQHVHFLQSDLAEFDHYRTNLDRLTLGHSDARPADEIFNRFVERLGQRVAYVDELLKTEKFTFNNDERILINRKDQPYPKDLNDAKKIWRERLRFEYLQEELGRADAKDKATAASTSSTPKTAELNKPKKTEAEEIVETLSHRYHRNLHTFIDWDHDDVLQVYLTTLAHVYDPHSDYFGGSQLDSFAIGMNLSLFGIGAELMSEDGYCTIHHLLPGGPAEKSKKIKENDRIIAVAQSNQPPVDVVDMSLNKAVQLIRGPKGTEVRLTILPAGTRTAAPKTISLVRDEIKLEDQEAKAKLIEMPNGHGGEARLGVIDLPSFYASFDPSNNRGKTEPKSTTADVARLLTKLKQENANGVILDLRRNGGGSLEEAIRLTGLFIKEGPVVQVRNPDGNVEEDDDTDPTELYEGPLIVLTSRLSASASEILAGALQDYGRALIVGDSSTHGKGTVQSVQPLRPYMRINSSLLTNNPGALKLTIKKFYRPSGASTQLKGVVSDIILPSLFNESKDIGETALDNPLPWDTIDSAKYDHFNMVQPYLPELRRRSSERVAKDKEFSYIREDIALFKKQQADKTISLNEKVRLKEKEDAIAREKARDKERLARIEPKETIYELSLKQALLPGLPPPLGKTNSTLASLSATGPAIHGLNTNSAIAAIAATSTAPITRDDTSASTPLDGAIDEEKAPPVDADLEESEHILVDYLSLMSKSGVVAAGHTP, encoded by the coding sequence ATGATTGAACGTTTTGCCCTCAGAATCCTGCTGCTCGTATTGAGTGGCAATTTGTTGTTGCCACTCTACGCCGTCCAGACGGGCGCACCCCAGTCGGAGCCCTCTAAACCCGATGTCGCAGCAGAGGTCCCGGCGACTACTAATGCCGTCTTTCATCCGCTCAAACCAGGCCCTGTGGACGGCCAAATCTCTTACGTCACCGCGCGTTTGCTCGAACGGTACCACTATTTGCGCATGCCCTTCGACACCGCCGTCTCGACCAAGTTCTTTGATAAATACCTCGATATGTTCGACCCGCAACATGTCCATTTCCTCCAGTCCGATTTGGCCGAGTTCGACCATTACCGCACCAACCTCGACCGCCTGACTCTGGGGCACAGCGACGCCCGGCCCGCTGACGAGATATTCAACCGGTTCGTCGAGCGCCTCGGACAACGCGTTGCCTACGTCGATGAGCTGCTTAAAACTGAGAAGTTCACCTTCAATAACGATGAACGAATCCTCATTAACCGCAAAGACCAGCCTTATCCGAAAGACCTCAACGACGCCAAAAAGATTTGGCGCGAAAGGCTCCGGTTCGAGTATCTCCAGGAAGAACTTGGCCGGGCCGATGCTAAGGACAAAGCCACCGCTGCCTCAACCTCCTCAACTCCAAAAACAGCCGAACTCAATAAACCCAAGAAAACCGAGGCCGAGGAGATCGTCGAGACTTTGAGCCATCGGTATCACCGGAATCTGCACACCTTCATTGATTGGGACCACGACGATGTGCTCCAAGTCTATCTGACCACCCTGGCCCATGTCTATGATCCCCATTCAGATTATTTTGGCGGTTCCCAGTTGGACAGTTTTGCCATCGGCATGAACCTGAGCCTGTTCGGCATCGGAGCCGAGCTGATGTCCGAAGACGGCTATTGCACCATCCACCATTTATTGCCCGGCGGGCCAGCGGAGAAGAGCAAAAAGATCAAAGAAAACGACCGCATCATCGCCGTCGCCCAAAGCAATCAGCCTCCCGTCGATGTGGTCGATATGAGCCTCAACAAAGCCGTCCAGCTCATCCGGGGCCCCAAAGGAACCGAGGTGCGTCTGACTATCCTCCCTGCGGGGACCAGAACGGCCGCCCCTAAAACCATCAGCCTGGTGCGGGACGAGATAAAGCTCGAAGATCAGGAAGCCAAAGCCAAGCTCATCGAGATGCCCAACGGCCATGGTGGCGAGGCGCGCCTCGGCGTCATCGATCTGCCTTCTTTTTATGCCAGCTTCGATCCCTCCAATAATCGCGGCAAGACAGAGCCCAAGAGCACCACTGCCGACGTGGCCCGCTTGCTCACCAAGCTCAAGCAGGAAAACGCCAATGGCGTTATCCTCGACCTGCGCCGCAACGGCGGCGGTTCCCTTGAGGAAGCCATCCGCTTGACCGGCTTGTTCATCAAAGAAGGTCCGGTCGTCCAGGTCCGCAACCCCGACGGCAATGTCGAGGAGGACGATGATACCGACCCAACCGAGCTTTATGAGGGGCCGCTCATCGTGCTAACCAGCCGCTTGAGCGCCTCGGCCTCGGAGATTCTGGCGGGGGCCTTGCAGGACTATGGCCGGGCGCTGATCGTTGGGGATAGCTCCACCCATGGCAAAGGCACCGTCCAGAGCGTCCAGCCATTGCGACCTTACATGCGCATCAATTCCAGCCTGCTGACCAATAACCCCGGCGCGCTCAAACTGACCATCAAGAAATTCTATCGGCCCAGCGGCGCCTCCACCCAGTTGAAGGGCGTCGTCTCCGATATCATCCTGCCCTCGCTCTTCAACGAGTCGAAGGACATTGGCGAAACGGCCTTGGATAACCCGCTCCCATGGGACACCATCGACAGCGCGAAGTACGACCATTTCAATATGGTCCAACCCTATCTGCCCGAGTTGCGCCGCCGCTCCAGCGAGCGCGTCGCCAAAGATAAGGAATTTTCTTACATCCGCGAGGATATCGCCCTGTTCAAAAAGCAACAGGCCGACAAGACCATTTCCCTGAACGAAAAAGTCCGGCTCAAGGAAAAAGAAGACGCCATCGCCCGGGAGAAGGCCCGCGATAAAGAGCGCTTGGCCCGCATTGAGCCGAAGGAAACCATTTATGAATTGTCCCTGAAACAGGCGTTGCTGCCCGGCTTGCCCCCGCCATTGGGCAAGACCAACAGCACCCTCGCCAGCCTTTCAGCCACAGGACCGGCCATCCATGGACTCAATACCAATTCCGCCATTGCCGCCATTGCCGCCACCTCGACCGCTCCCATTACCCGGGATGACACCAGCGCCAGCACACCGTTGGATGGCGCCATCGACGAGGAAAAGGCCCCCCCGGTTGACGCAGACCTCGAAGAGTCGGAGCATATCCTGGTGGATTACCTCTCGTTGATGTCCAAGAGCGGCGTTGTGGCCGCCGGCCATACGCCGTGA
- a CDS encoding immunoglobulin domain-containing protein, whose protein sequence is MGSAPTSCPAGAALGVGKGVRTAAPFGWVVRHPVRREARRIAPGAGALAENLNAWFRLNLSCFIELLALALLFCGAAARADSTVTTCSEDALRTALATGGVVTFAEDCSITLIRPITIAQNITLDGNGHTVTLSGGNLVPIFNVVGSLKLFGVTLASGFGADGGGVYIQLGGSLLASNCTFTGNSAQGLNGVAGANGVTNSSAGSAGGNGTAGVTGQGGAIYNLGSLVLLNCTLATNTASGGRGGAGGNGGDSSGELGVGGNGGDGANGGAAYGGAVCNRGDFKLVNSTISGNSATGGSGGAGGAAGNGVFAGINGNGAAGGSAAGGGIFSSQPFVVYNSTFSDNTAQGGNSAAGGTQANGVGDPGQNGANASGGGLCSIFFAAVTNCTFYSDSIVGGTGGNGGVGGGSLAQGGDGGNGGNANGGGIYGAGTITVVNCTIANCAALGGTNGVAGSGAFNGSDGNPGGANGGGVAGGGGTFILKNSLLSTNQPGGNGYGLIMDGGYNLSSDASLALGSTDFLNANPRLGSLTNNGGPTLSMALLPGSPALNRIPPGGDLPATDQRGVPRPVDGKGDIGAYEFELSGPPAIFQQPVDAPADPSSNATFSVTASGAPPLSYQWLLAGIAIASATQSSFTVTNVSSVNAGPYAVQVSNPFGLSTSTNVFVRFRPSILSQPSDQTVAPGRSAVFMVSATGDTNSTLRYQWFFNGAALAQATASALTVANAQPANMGSYQVVITNLYGAVTSAPAALNLLPGIAIQPANQSVVAGNSAVFTVSAFGSAPLGYQWHFNGTNNISGATSSSYIIGDVLVFEAGTYSVLVTNIFGSTNSIGATLTVLQPGQTAISQLTINSNLLSFIPQGGTSATYVVEYKNALSDTNWVPLTTNSATMPFQDGTTQSSRFYRLR, encoded by the coding sequence ATGGGGAGCGCGCCCACCTCGTGCCCCGCCGGTGCCGCCCTCGGCGTCGGCAAGGGCGTACGCACGGCTGCACCCTTTGGTTGGGTTGTCCGCCACCCTGTTCGGCGCGAGGCGCGCCGAATAGCGCCCGGGGCGGGCGCGCTCGCCGAGAACCTCAATGCATGGTTCCGGCTGAACCTAAGCTGCTTTATTGAGCTGCTGGCCCTTGCGCTGCTGTTTTGCGGGGCCGCAGCCAGGGCCGATAGCACCGTTACAACTTGTAGTGAAGACGCCCTGCGAACGGCGCTGGCAACCGGTGGCGTGGTTACTTTTGCTGAGGATTGCTCTATCACACTGATTCGTCCTATCACCATCGCGCAGAACATTACCCTGGACGGCAATGGACATACCGTCACCTTAAGTGGCGGGAACCTAGTGCCGATCTTCAACGTGGTTGGGAGTTTGAAACTGTTTGGCGTAACATTGGCATCCGGGTTCGGCGCCGATGGCGGGGGTGTGTACATCCAGTTGGGGGGGAGTTTGCTGGCGAGCAATTGTACGTTTACCGGGAACAGCGCTCAGGGCCTAAACGGCGTCGCGGGCGCCAATGGGGTTACGAATTCAAGTGCCGGGAGCGCTGGGGGCAACGGCACCGCCGGCGTCACCGGCCAGGGTGGCGCGATCTATAACTTAGGTTCCCTGGTGCTGCTCAATTGCACATTGGCCACCAACACCGCCAGCGGCGGTAGGGGCGGGGCGGGCGGCAATGGCGGCGACAGCAGTGGCGAATTGGGTGTGGGTGGCAATGGAGGAGATGGCGCCAATGGCGGGGCTGCTTACGGCGGTGCGGTTTGCAATCGAGGGGATTTCAAACTGGTTAACTCCACCATCTCCGGCAACTCAGCCACTGGCGGCAGTGGCGGCGCGGGCGGCGCCGCCGGCAATGGTGTCTTTGCCGGCATTAATGGGAACGGCGCCGCAGGAGGTTCTGCAGCCGGCGGGGGCATTTTCAGCTCTCAGCCATTTGTGGTCTATAACAGCACTTTTTCGGACAACACGGCTCAAGGGGGCAACAGTGCGGCAGGCGGTACGCAAGCCAATGGCGTGGGTGACCCAGGCCAGAATGGGGCTAACGCCTCCGGTGGCGGTCTGTGCAGCATCTTTTTTGCCGCAGTGACCAACTGCACCTTTTATAGCGACAGCATCGTGGGGGGGACTGGGGGCAACGGCGGCGTCGGTGGCGGTTCTCTGGCTCAAGGCGGAGACGGCGGCAATGGCGGCAACGCCAATGGTGGCGGCATTTATGGGGCGGGCACAATCACCGTGGTCAACTGCACGATTGCGAACTGCGCGGCGCTGGGCGGGACCAACGGGGTGGCGGGGAGTGGCGCGTTCAACGGGTCAGACGGCAATCCAGGCGGCGCTAATGGCGGGGGCGTTGCCGGCGGGGGCGGCACGTTCATCCTAAAGAACTCCCTGCTCTCGACCAACCAACCGGGCGGCAACGGGTATGGCCTGATCATGGACGGCGGCTATAACCTGAGCTCGGATGCGAGTCTAGCCCTGGGTAGCACTGATTTCCTGAACGCCAATCCGCGATTGGGTTCTCTGACCAACAATGGCGGCCCCACTCTCAGCATGGCCCTCTTGCCGGGCAGCCCGGCTCTGAACCGCATCCCTCCCGGAGGGGACCTCCCGGCCACCGACCAGCGCGGCGTTCCGCGGCCTGTCGATGGTAAGGGCGATATCGGCGCGTACGAGTTTGAACTCTCAGGGCCGCCGGCCATTTTCCAGCAGCCCGTCGATGCCCCCGCCGACCCATCATCCAACGCGACGTTCAGCGTCACTGCTTCCGGCGCTCCGCCTTTGAGCTATCAATGGCTCCTGGCCGGGATCGCTATTGCCTCGGCAACCCAATCCAGTTTTACCGTTACGAACGTGTCGAGCGTCAATGCGGGGCCTTATGCGGTCCAGGTCAGCAATCCGTTCGGCCTTTCTACCAGCACCAATGTTTTTGTGCGGTTTCGTCCTTCAATTCTCTCTCAGCCCAGCGATCAAACCGTTGCCCCGGGCCGCTCGGCGGTCTTTATGGTCAGCGCGACCGGGGATACCAATTCGACGCTCCGATACCAATGGTTCTTTAACGGGGCGGCCCTGGCCCAAGCCACCGCCAGTGCCCTCACGGTAGCCAATGCGCAACCGGCAAATATGGGCAGCTACCAGGTCGTCATCACGAACCTTTATGGGGCGGTGACCAGCGCGCCAGCGGCCCTGAATCTGCTTCCTGGAATCGCCATCCAGCCTGCTAACCAAAGCGTTGTGGCTGGAAACAGCGCGGTTTTTACAGTCAGCGCTTTCGGCTCCGCGCCTTTGGGTTATCAATGGCACTTTAATGGGACTAATAACATTTCCGGCGCCACATCCAGTTCGTATATCATCGGTGATGTGCTGGTGTTTGAAGCCGGGACCTACAGTGTTTTGGTGACCAATATCTTTGGCTCCACCAATAGCATTGGCGCAACCCTCACCGTGTTGCAGCCGGGCCAAACCGCTATTTCTCAGCTCACAATCAATTCGAACTTGCTGAGTTTTATTCCCCAAGGCGGGACCAGCGCCACCTACGTTGTTGAATATAAAAACGCCCTCAGCGATACCAACTGGGTTCCCTTGACGACTAACAGCGCAACGATGCCCTTCCAGGATGGCACGACTCAGAGCAGCCGCTTTTATCGGCTGCGCTGA
- the aat gene encoding leucyl/phenylalanyl-tRNA--protein transferase produces the protein MSLVILGKRMRFPDPREADAEGLVAVGGDLSLERLLLAYRSGIFPWTANPVSWWSPDPRAIFELGEFHVSRSLARVVRQGGFRVTRDSAFRQVMEGCAAPGPGRRRTWITAEFLEAYTGLHQAGHAHSVECWQGDELAGGIYGVAVGGFFAGESMFHRVSNGSKVALYHLVRHLEGRGFTLLDIQMLTPITTQLGGVTIPREQYLTRLAQALGKPCVF, from the coding sequence GTGAGTTTAGTCATCCTCGGCAAACGGATGAGGTTCCCGGATCCGCGTGAGGCGGACGCGGAGGGCCTGGTGGCGGTTGGGGGTGATTTATCCTTGGAACGGCTGCTGCTGGCCTATCGTTCAGGCATTTTCCCCTGGACAGCCAATCCGGTGAGTTGGTGGTCGCCCGACCCGCGAGCGATTTTCGAGCTGGGAGAGTTCCATGTTTCGCGCAGCCTGGCCAGGGTTGTCCGCCAAGGCGGGTTTCGGGTTACTCGGGATAGCGCCTTTCGGCAGGTGATGGAGGGGTGCGCCGCCCCGGGGCCCGGGCGCCGGAGGACGTGGATAACGGCTGAATTTCTCGAGGCCTACACTGGCCTGCACCAGGCGGGCCATGCTCATAGCGTTGAATGCTGGCAGGGTGATGAGCTTGCGGGCGGCATTTATGGCGTGGCCGTGGGCGGCTTTTTTGCCGGAGAATCCATGTTCCACCGGGTGAGCAACGGCTCGAAAGTGGCCTTATACCACCTGGTCCGGCACCTCGAAGGCCGGGGGTTCACGCTACTTGACATCCAAATGCTGACGCCCATTACGACGCAATTAGGCGGGGTAACCATTCCGCGCGAGCAATATCTAACACGCTTGGCCCAGGCGCTGGGCAAGCCTTGCGTATTTTGA